Below is a genomic region from Populus trichocarpa isolate Nisqually-1 chromosome 15, P.trichocarpa_v4.1, whole genome shotgun sequence.
atcacaaataataaaagacaaggaGTTGaaaagaactttgagatgtgataatgatgtaaggatttaaacaaagataaaacagttgtcaaggttagaggatccactaatggtatttcaaataggTATagtataaaatctttttattactcaactggaataaataactcggcaagaccgGGATCGATCTAtatggaggttaactatataaaatcacaaataataaaagacaagaagttgaagagaactttgagatgtgataatgatgtaaggatttaaacaaagataaaacagTTATCAAGGTTAGAGGGTCCACTAATGTTATTTCAAATaggtatagtataaactctttttattactcaactggaataaataactcggcaagaccgGGATCGATCCAtatggaggttaactatataaaatcataaataataaaagacaaggagttgaagagaactttgagatgtgataatgatgtaaggatttaaataaagataaaacaattgtcaaggttagagggtccactaatggtatttcaattaggtatagtataaactctttttattactcaactggaagccacacacaaagaaggttccaatcggatgatttatcattaatggctcataataaattattaacggctcattataaattattaacatgatcatagtAATTATCTTGTTAACGCCAATACTTATAAATGTTGTGAAGTATTCATGGTGCTAACTTATGTCAACAACAAAttaagttcctttcatagcacaggtgtcagtTATCCATATAGTAGGCTATGAAagaatcaagtatttgttgtaccaagagttgtacaacataaatctagattaaccatttaacaagcaatgtattaagaatgagtaagataacaattataaaacatgttaatagcaaacttttttgaatataaatattaaagtccatgttgagtttatactatacttattctaacaccattagtgtaaccttttcaccttaacaaaataaacttagctaaacataatgaagaagacaaacataaataaacaaaataagaacatagttatgatataagttaactaagtatagtaaaggaaatgaaaagtataaacaaaAGATCAATGAAAAtctaacataaataaaacttgaacattacaaaaatacaaataaagaaagcaagagcaagatcttgatctgaaaaccaagatgcctaaatgtatgacaaatgcctccttttataggctaaaattcagaactattgatttgataactAATAATTGAGTTGACGGCTAACTCTTGACTTGGTGGTTAGCTATCGGCTTGTTGGTtggacaaaacatcattgctaacatcagaatttgaatagatagtcttcCTAAAAGTTGTGGGCATTTGTCTttactttccaacaaaaaaaaagaatgaggtcatttggacttctagaactcgagatatgggttgaacaccgaatagtgtctgggctgcagaacaaattcagacttctcttttgttgctaatatttgaacttgaaaatgacagctttgaatcttggactcttcatgaatgttttaggcctatgtcttagctttccatcaagATAAGTTAGACCTAAATACAAGGTCTACAACTCTAGTTATGACCCAATAATcgaatggtgttctagtttgaatagaaccagcatctcttctatAAGCTTAACCCTCTATTTGTCTAGTTAAATGCATCAAttaatcctttaaattgtgagatatgtctgcatttaaaatgagtatttaccataaattaaagatatcttatattatcagacttgttattataaaacatgcttaagttatgtaatttaatgatactttaagtgcaatatgatgatataaagccttaataaaaatgcatttttaagtactaatcaatttgatcattggattgaactaaaattttatcaaaagttattgttttttattggattaaaaTTAGGACTACTTTCTAGTTTTCTTAGTAAATTAGGACTCTTCAAACTTGATCAATTATTATACATTATCAATTTCAgtctttctttttcctatttaaatatgaacaattactattattatcttGTTGacacatgaatatttatttttagtgcaaacaaaatatacattaaaaaaagtagGAAATTTGTATCTATGTAAAAACAtgtttaacatgttaaaatataCCAAAACCAAATCCCAATTTCAAACCCAATACAAACTCATCACCCGTAAATGTCATGTCACTCcccaaaaagaaaggaaagctcCTATAAAACTTTAATGGTAAATTCACTCGCCAACTCGGAGGACAATTTGGTTATACTAGAAGTAAGACCAGCATGATCCTTATTAGCTGCTCCCTTATCACGTTTTTAGAACTCTAGTCCCAGCTAAGTTAAAAACCTCAAAAATTGATTGAGAGAGCCATGTTGTTTGAGTTCCAACCTTAGCTTTTAatagagttttaaaattaattttgaattttacattgaaaatatCCTTTTAGTTATTCTAGTTACATGTACATAGGATATTAATGATGTGATTATCTAAATATCTAGAATTATCTATTAACTATTATAAATGTATGTGTCATGATAGTGTTGTAATCTAAGTCTAAGTTAATGGGACTTTATCTCTTATGAGAGTAAATATGAAATGAATGAGATATGTTCCCTTCATacctttatatatttaatttttttctaaaatgggtttgatttaattgagTGTTTAAGATATTTGAGCATGTGTGTTTAGTAAGGGAGAAGTTCCAAGATTAAGTGGATGACCAAGTAGCatccaaagaataaaaaaaatagaggtatAAGATAATAGAGCCCAACAAGAGAATTATAACTTTGCATCAAGAGAGTGATAGAAAAGGCCAATAAAGGCTAAATGAAAGCTAACAAGTCCTTGCACAAGATGAGGTGTGGTACAAAGAAGATCACATATGAAAAAGAGAAATGGTAGctcttcttaaaaaagaaaatgaaaaatggcAAATCAACCACGACaaggaaaaaacaacaacatcatAATAAAGAGTGATCCAAAATATAATGGTcacttaaaaaactaaattttaaaaagagatgTTTAGCTAAAAGAATGACTAAGACAGTTGCAAGAAAAATCTTCTTAAGATGAAGATGgaagatcaaaaaataatagcaacaaTGTGGttgtccaaaaaaataaaacaagatattgagtttttgtttttattttttgtcatcaataaaagatgaaaaaagtgCAACAATATGATCTTCCAACACAATCCAAATTTTACGAgttatgagatttttaaaactaaaaggaagtGTTAAGATTAATTTCAAAGTATATATTTAAAGTGTCTTTGTAGTTACATAGGTATATGTATGGAGGACATTAATGatgtgattatttaaaaatctagaATTATCTATagtctattaaaaatatatgtgttcAAAGTATTGTAATCCAAGTTCAAGCCACGTCACCACACGTTGTGTGtggtcatgtttattttttttattaatataggtgtTCGGATCAATTTATATGCACTTCAACTAATCTTACGGATcctaaaattatgatattaactACAATTCTATTATGctgaaaagttaattttttgcGTTTTCACAAGCTTCATCAAATCGACACATTTCTcattgctagaaaaaaaaaaattgaagaatggTTTTTTGGATTTAGATGGCGAAATCACAGGTTACTTTAATGTTAATAGCCAATTCTCATGTCAGAGTACCTTACGAAAAAAGGATGGATGATTATTAGTCTTGGAATATATATGGCGCGAATAAAAAGAGTCGGTTACTTtgttcaaaaaaagaagaagaagaaggagatagAAGTGCCTAAAACCATGCAACACCAAAAAATCCTTTCCCCTCGTTTTTGTCTCTCTCGATCTTTGCTCTCCTTCCGTCCACtcgcttctctctctctctctctctctctctctctctctctctctctctctctctgttttttttttgctttgtgggTCTCTCTGCTCATTTTGCTTCCTggggtttcttttcttttcttttctttgggtTGCCAGCCTCTCTAGCACCTTTTGGCTGTGCATTTGCTTTCTTTCCTGTGTAAGTACTTTGTAAATTCTCGTGATTGTTTAGCACCTTTTTTTTGCTCTCTCTAATCTGCCACCACCTAACATTAAGGCATGATTTACATCTTACTTAATAAATCCATTAGGTGGAAATACTCATCCTCTTTTCTGTTTTACAGTATGATCTCCTGTGATGGGACCGTCAGAACCTGAAGCAAGACAGATGTTTCCAGATAACAAATCTGAACATGGGAGTGAAACTAGTAATGGTTTGAGGACGTGCCCTGCAACTACTCTCGGAGAAGATGATCATTTTACCAATAGCAGAATGTTAAACTCCCCGTCCTCCTCGTGTTCTTCTTCATCTGGAGACCGTTTTGAGTTGGATACAGATGAAATCAGCAAGTCCTATACAGATGATGTTGGGGTTCCTAAGCATGGCAAAAACACTCGATATGACCATGACAACGGCATTCCGATAAGCTACATGCCCTGGCAAGAACAACAACCCAATCATGCTCCTACAATATTGAGCTCAGACAATGGTTCCACAGCACAGTTCCCTCCAACGCAGGTGATGGAGCGACCTGCTGAATCAAACTCCTCTGCTTCTTATAGGATTCCATCTTCTGTATTTGCTAGAACTCAATCTAATGCTCAAATGGAATGGAGTGTTGCTTCCAATGGGTCATTGTTCAGTATTTATACAGGGAATATGAGCTTCACAACAGACGACCAAAACTCGGTGGGGAAATCTGGAGAGATAGGGTTTCCAAGTGATTCTACCTTGCCTAACCCGTTGGTTGATTTCTCAAGTAATCAGCATCCAATCAATAAATCAACGGACGTTGGACCAAAGAATGAAAATGTCGACGAGTACCTTGGTGTAACTGAATCAAAAGCTCCTGAAACAATGAGGGGGGTGGTAAAAGAGGATGGAGGAGATGACAATAAAGAGCGGTCTCTTGCCAAAGGATCACTTCATTCAGCTAGGCTTTCTCATCGTTCAGATGCAAGTGGAGAAAGCATCCAATCTTTTGCATTTCCAATGTAAGCCCTATTATTATGAGTTTTAGAATAAAACAATCACCAAGAAATCTGCGCATTATGCATGAATGTTTTGCTCATCTTTTGAAGCTTCAAGTCTTGTCTTTGAGGAGATTGTAGCCAAAATATTTGCATTCATGAATATGTAGGGAGTTAATTAAAAGGGTACATCAGAATTATATATGAATAGGGTAGAATATTATATAAGAAATGACGGGATTAATTATTGTGTTTATGTGAAGATTGACAGGAGATGATAAGAGTTATTCACTGTCTCAGAAGCACTATCCATCATCACGGCACCGGTCGCAGCCGCCGACTCCTAGATCAGCTCAATCGCCTCGGGCACGGCTAGAGTCACAACCGCTGTCAGAGCCAGTGACGGTGCCGAAAGCGAATATAAACGAGGCTCGGGGCAGATGGTTCTCCTGTATTCCGTGTTGCTCATTCTGTTCCTGATGGGCAGTGGTTTTCAGTTGCCTTAGGTTTGAGAAATGATGTTGCAGAATGGTAGATCCTGTTTAGCTGTTGGCATCAATCATTACAGGATGCATTGGAAGAAATCTTATTCTTGTTTTTACCTTTGCAGTTTCAGTTTTCCTTTGGTTGGAGATGTTACCTTAAAGATCTTATGTTGGGATTTCGATGAAAAGGCCTTCAATTTGTTTGCTCCTCTTGTTGTTTTTAACTGCCATGCATATTAATCATAAAATACGGCAGGGAGTTCTGGGAGATTGGTTCGAAATAAGACCGGCAAGAGACTGTTCTATCAAATCTCATGATAATCAAGAGATAGATACTATGGATGCAAAATCAATCACGTCGCTGATAACTCTACAGCCAAAGCTTTTGTATTTATTACACAACACAACACACACACTATTATGACTGAGGTTCATGACTTCACATGTGGCTTGTAGTTGTTCAGACATGTTGATCAAAGAGtgcctctttttttcctttccaagGAAATTGAGCCCGACTAAACACGAAGGCTTGAATTCTTGTCTGATAGGAGTAGGCATTTACTTTTGCTTTGGATTCGAGATAAAATACAAGAAGTAGTATACCATTACTATAGAAAACATTTTTCccttaaatttctttctttttttcttttttgccctTGTAGGACCAAATTGATGGgcaatttaaattgatttgttaaGGAATGGCTagattcaaagataaaaaaccaaaatgaagaaaacaaattagattGGTGGTAATTTCAAAATCAGTGCAAAAAGGTCACCTTGACCCTCCTACTTTCCAATTGATACATTTTTGGTCCTTTGGGTTTCCTAAACTTCAGTTTTtgtataaaactttattttttatttttcaatttctagtttgagaaagaagagaaaggctCGTTTAATTTTGATGGTAGAGATAAAGTCTCAATTGACATCAATTTCTACcacaaaaaatattcttattgatGTCAATTGATTCCATTTGATTGGGGTTCCATTGAGgtgttttttccccttaataTTGTCAGATCAAGCTTGAGAGAGCATTCTGATTTTGGTTTGAATTtgtgtcttttaaaaaaaaaattagggtttttttcattgttttattagtttatttgcatcattttttaggtgtttggtgtgaaaaatggttgaaatgtatttttgagttaaaaaatacCCTACCTAGTTTTCTGACCACCTCTCTAATAGTCtgcctttatatttttcaaaaacaattgggACAAGTAGCatatttgcaaataaaaaaaaaaagtataagagCCCTCGCATGAGTGGTCTTTTTAAAATAGGCTGAGCATTAGAACCAACAACacctaacttttttattattattattattctatctTTAATTGATACCctactttttttatatgcattttttttgtttgtatttttttttatctatagttAAATTAAAACTCTCTctgacttttttaattttttattcatttttttttaaatagtattttttttaattattttttatgtgtttaatatttcaaagagattattctaatttatctatagttttttccttttattttttatataaataaactttattttaatgatgtgtttataaaaatcaaaattatttgttatcaGAAGGAAAAAGTAacctttaagattaaaaaaattaaaaaaaaacatgtaaattgaCGACATAATTACAACActcttaattgaattcaattcagaTATTTTAATAGAATTTCATGTTTGTAACAATTTTGAGTGTcaataattgaatttcaaatggaattcaatctctaaaaataatataaaagtaaatCATATGTCAACCCCTTTGATTTACTACACTAAAAAAGAGATTAATgttaaaactagttttttaaaaaatattcatctacCATCTTTTTTATCACTCTTCTCCCTCTTGTCAATAATGAATATTCTCCACCATTAAAACCTCAATCACACCATCATTGAAACACACTTCTATTGTCTTCTCATCCCATCATAGGTCATATTGTTTGTCCTCAATTTTGTAGCTTGCGTAGTCTTAAGAAAATAAGA
It encodes:
- the LOC18105739 gene encoding uncharacterized protein LOC18105739 isoform X2, producing the protein MGPSEPEARQMFPDNKSEHGSETSNGLRTCPATTLGEDDHFTNSRMLNSPSSSCSSSSGDRFELDTDEISKSYTDDVGVPKHGKNTRYDHDNGIPISYMPWQEQQPNHAPTILSSDNGSTAQFPPTQVMERPAESNSSASYRIPSSVFARTQSNAQMEWSVASNGSLFSIYTGNMSFTTDDQNSVGKSGEIGFPSDSTLPNPLVDFSSNQHPINKSTDVGPKNENVDEYLGVTESKAPETMRGVVKEDGGDDNKERSLAKGSLHSARLSHRSDASGESIQSFAFPISTIHHHGTGRSRRLLDQLNRLGHG
- the LOC18105739 gene encoding uncharacterized protein LOC18105739 isoform X1, yielding MGPSEPEARQMFPDNKSEHGSETSNGLRTCPATTLGEDDHFTNSRMLNSPSSSCSSSSGDRFELDTDEISKSYTDDVGVPKHGKNTRYDHDNGIPISYMPWQEQQPNHAPTILSSDNGSTAQFPPTQVMERPAESNSSASYRIPSSVFARTQSNAQMEWSVASNGSLFSIYTGNMSFTTDDQNSVGKSGEIGFPSDSTLPNPLVDFSSNQHPINKSTDVGPKNENVDEYLGVTESKAPETMRGVVKEDGGDDNKERSLAKGSLHSARLSHRSDASGESIQSFAFPILTGDDKSYSLSQKHYPSSRHRSQPPTPRSAQSPRARLESQPLSEPVTVPKANINEARGRWFSCIPCCSFCS